The genomic stretch TCTCATCTGGTATAATACTAAGAGAGTTCATAAAGGTCTTAATAATTTGTCGCCTATAGATTTTCTGCTAAAATATTATCCGGAGTCTCAAATGTATGTAACTCATACAGAAACTTGACTTAAAAAAAAATGAGGTTATATTGATATATATTGTATATTAAGTTGTGTATGAAACATATTCTTCGTTAAATTTTGCCTGAAAAGGAGTTAGGGGGTGCGAAAAGAAAAAAACTCGAAAAGGTTCTAAAAGATTAAAAATTAAAGGAGGTTTTAAATGG from Caldisericota bacterium encodes the following:
- a CDS encoding integrase core domain-containing protein, with protein sequence YVERSNRTLQEEFINNHLNLLATDINAFNSKLIDYLIWYNTKRVHKGLNNLSPIDFLLKYYPESQMYVTHTET